A stretch of DNA from Planctomycetota bacterium:
CCGAGTCCGCCGGTCCGACGGCGAGCGCCGCCGAGCTTCAGCCCCGCGCCCGCGCCCTTCTGGCGCGCCTGCACCGCCGCCGCGTGGCCCTGCGCCGCCTGGGCGTGGCGCTCTCCCGGCTCGTTCCCGACGCCGGCCAGCTCGAGCTTTTCGGCGACCCGCGCCGCCGCGCCCTCGAGGCCGCCGTGGACGCCGTGCGCCGGCGCTACGGACACGGCGCGATCGTGGCCGGCCGCGCGATCGCGCTTCTCGGACGCCTCCCCCACGACGCCGCCGGCTACGTCCTGCGGACGCCGTCGCTGACGCAATGATCCTCTGCGCCCACAGCCACTGGAGCCTCCTCCGGGGCACCGCCTCGCCCGCCCGCCTGGTGGCCCGCGCGGCCGAACTGGGCCTCCGGACGCTCGTTCTGGCCGACGACCTCTCGCTGGCGGGGGCGGTGGAGTTCTGGACCGCCGCCCGCGCCGCCGGCGTGCGCCCCGTCCTGGGGGCCACGATCGGCGGGACCGCGTACCTCGTGCGCGACCGCCGCGGATACGCTAACCTCTGCCGCCTGATCTCGCGCCGCACGGGGGCCCGGCCGGACGCTCCGGAGCGCTTCGAGGGCCTGGCGGCGCTTCCGCCCGGGCGGGCGCTGCACGTCTACCTGGCCGATCCGCGCGAGGCGCCCCTCTACCGGCTCCTTTCGGCGATCCGGGAGAACACGCTTTTCGCGCGCGTTCCCGACGCGCCGCCCCCGGCGCCGGCTCCGGGGGCGCTTCCCGAGCCGACCCCCGAGGAGCGGGAGCTTCTGGAGTCCTGCGACTGGGAATTCCTCCCCGCCCCGCGGATTTTCCCCTCCGGCCAGGGGGGGATGGAGCGCCTGCGGGACCTGTGCCGCGCGGGGCTGGCCCGGCGCTATCCCGTCCGGCCGCCCGTGGAGCGCCTGGAGCGCGAGCTGGGCGTCATCGGGCGCCTGGGGTTCGCCGACTACTTCCTCGTGGTCCACGACATCGTCCGCTACGCGCGCGAGCGCGGCCACCCCGTGGCGGGGCGCGGATCGGGGGCGTCGAGTCTGGTGGCCTATCTTCTCGGGATCACGAACGTGGACCCCGTGGCGTACGGGCTTCCCTTCGAGCGATTTCTCCACGAGGGGCGCCCGAAGTTTCCGGATCTCGACGTGGACTTCTCCTGGAGGATCCGCGACGAGGTGATCGCGCACGTCTTCCGGCGCTACGGGGACGTGGCGATGGTTTCGTCGGCGGTCACGTTCGGGGAGCGATCGGCCTTCCGGGAGGCGGCGCGGGCGCTGGGGTACTCGGACGCCCAGATCGGGGCGCTCCGGCGCGGCGGCGGTTCGGGGGAGGAGCTGCGCCGGATCGAGCGGGCGGCGCGGGCGCTGGAGGGCCGGCCGCGCCATCTTTCGATTCATCCGGGGGGCGTGGTGCTTCATCCCGACGGAGCGGCGCCGCTGGAGGTGGCCGAGAAGGGAGTGGTCGTCACGCAGTACGGCAAGGACGCGGTGGAGGAGGCGGGGCTGGTGAAGATCG
This window harbors:
- a CDS encoding PHP domain-containing protein — encoded protein: MILCAHSHWSLLRGTASPARLVARAAELGLRTLVLADDLSLAGAVEFWTAARAAGVRPVLGATIGGTAYLVRDRRGYANLCRLISRRTGARPDAPERFEGLAALPPGRALHVYLADPREAPLYRLLSAIRENTLFARVPDAPPPAPAPGALPEPTPEERELLESCDWEFLPAPRIFPSGQGGMERLRDLCRAGLARRYPVRPPVERLERELGVIGRLGFADYFLVVHDIVRYARERGHPVAGRGSGASSLVAYLLGITNVDPVAYGLPFERFLHEGRPKFPDLDVDFSWRIRDEVIAHVFRRYGDVAMVSSAVTFGERSAFREAARALGYSDAQIGALRRGGGSGEELRRIERAARALEGRPRHLSIHPGGVVLHPDGAAPLEVAEKGVVVTQYGKDAVEEAGLVKIDLLGNRALGAIREAGEIVARGGGTPPDPERPEADPAAAALLREGRTLGCGQLESPAMRALLRMLQPQDVRGLMKALALIRPSAASLGMKERFVRRARGLEAPEGSPEDTYGILLYEDDAILVAAAATGMTPAEADLFRRRLQTLRTEDGRIELSREFLARAARHGTPPEEARRLWFQMARFNEFSFCRAHAASYALAAWASVRLRARHPAAFWTAALNNNQGLYDARVYVEEARRDGVRILPPCVQRSGVEFTEEAGAIRVGLRRVA